One stretch of Verrucomicrobiia bacterium DNA includes these proteins:
- the hemA gene encoding glutamyl-tRNA reductase yields the protein MPVYCVGLSHRTAPVEVRERFALEETAIPAALEGLRTGGIAAEAVWLSTCNRVEVYLEIETARVEEARRYLIEASRWDGEPPGEVLYVHSEPASIEHLFRVASGLDSMVLGETEILGQLKRAYELARRHGHTGARLNRAFQRAFNVAKQIRSETQIQRGGISVASVAVELTERIFETVEGRQVLVVGAGDTGEKVARALLSRGVAQVWIANRTVERAEALAGVLGERTRAIADWEEAAPDADVWISSTSSPGYVLDVGRVEALMVARGRRPLLLVDLAVPRDIDPGVIGISDVYLFNVDDLEAIAKAHLRQREAEVARCEALIRERASGLLTAVVSARGAAASGAMSAPA from the coding sequence ATGCCGGTTTACTGTGTTGGCCTGAGTCATCGGACCGCGCCCGTGGAGGTGCGCGAGCGTTTCGCCTTGGAGGAGACGGCGATCCCGGCGGCGCTGGAGGGGTTGCGGACGGGAGGCATTGCCGCGGAGGCGGTATGGTTATCGACGTGCAACCGGGTGGAGGTGTACCTGGAGATCGAGACTGCCCGGGTTGAGGAGGCGCGGCGTTACCTGATCGAGGCGAGCCGGTGGGATGGAGAACCGCCGGGCGAGGTCTTGTATGTGCATTCCGAGCCGGCCAGCATCGAGCACCTGTTCCGGGTGGCGAGCGGGTTGGATTCGATGGTGCTGGGGGAGACGGAGATTCTGGGGCAGTTGAAGCGGGCGTACGAACTGGCGCGGCGTCACGGGCACACCGGGGCCCGGCTGAACCGGGCGTTTCAGAGGGCGTTCAATGTGGCCAAGCAGATCCGGTCGGAAACGCAGATTCAGCGCGGGGGCATTTCGGTGGCGTCGGTGGCGGTTGAGTTGACCGAGCGGATTTTCGAGACGGTGGAGGGGCGGCAGGTGCTGGTGGTGGGCGCGGGGGACACCGGGGAGAAGGTGGCGCGGGCGTTGTTGTCGCGCGGGGTGGCCCAGGTGTGGATTGCCAACCGGACGGTGGAGCGGGCGGAGGCGCTGGCGGGGGTGCTGGGGGAGCGGACGCGGGCGATCGCGGACTGGGAGGAGGCGGCGCCGGACGCGGACGTCTGGATCAGCAGCACGTCGTCGCCGGGGTATGTGCTGGATGTCGGGCGGGTGGAGGCGTTGATGGTGGCGCGGGGGCGGCGTCCGCTGTTGCTGGTGGATCTGGCGGTACCGCGGGACATCGACCCCGGGGTGATCGGAATTTCGGACGTGTATCTTTTCAACGTGGACGATTTGGAGGCCATCGCGAAGGCGCATCTGCGGCAGCGCGAGGCCGAGGTGGCGCGGTGCGAGGCATTGATCCGGGAGCGGGCGTCCGGTCTGCTCACGGCGGTGGTTTCGGCCCGGGGCGCGGCGGCATCGGGGGCCATGTCGGC